One genomic segment of Coraliomargarita parva includes these proteins:
- the vapB gene encoding type II toxin-antitoxin system antitoxin VapB: MDTAKLFQTGRSQAVRLPKAYRFDGRQVFVKRVGQAVVLMPEANSWDILFEACDEFSLDFMTERNQPEVQDRPALGA, encoded by the coding sequence ATGGATACGGCAAAACTCTTTCAGACAGGGCGTAGTCAGGCCGTTCGATTGCCCAAAGCCTATCGCTTTGACGGCCGTCAGGTCTTTGTCAAGCGAGTGGGGCAGGCCGTGGTTTTGATGCCGGAAGCAAATTCGTGGGATATCTTGTTCGAGGCCTGCGATGAATTCTCCTTAGATTTCATGACTGAGCGTAATCAACCCGAGGTTCAGGACCGTCCAGCTCTTGGCGCATGA
- a CDS encoding DUF4838 domain-containing protein, whose translation MDYKRIFSGKRSSVLSLACPETAVGLTRSHRERPANGLSGRLLAAITLMVLTSASCSTNTHSAVDNTVAESTLIQEQENELLPATVQEEESAPVQPAEKEPEAVQLQEPASDAPLALVQGQKTDYVILLPDDPAPAVATAGRELAGYLRKITGVNFPARTESELTAQVGEGASWPPVLAVGPSRFVDKLLKANEIELGAPDDDSIYLHTQGPNLILTGSSERAVLYAAYTFLEDACGVRWWSSNVEHVPHNTSLLLPQLDTFYTPRIKYRDIYYADARTNPFSARLKLNGHMQPIGSEQGGHYRIIGLCHTFEQFLPGNLYFDEHPEWYSLRGGKRLKEDSQLCLTNEEMRKEFTRVALERIRKDPEAGYIGVSQNDNRNACQCPACRQVVAEEGAESGAILRFVNAVAADIEKEYPDFKIVTLAYQYTEKPPRITKPRDNVLVQLCSIEASFAQPLLTGEQNRSFSGNLNKWLAITPRLFIWDYLTNFSKSLVPFPNYRVMGTNIHDFSNASVVGMFCQGDSLSVTGDFLLMRAWVVSHMLWNPDADPDALRREFLTGYYGAAGESLDAYMMFLCDELEKSGAILKCDRGDTSTWLTMEALNEATKFFDQAQEAVAGDPTLSTRLEIARITLDNAWLEYLKRSPEDPITKAADYRGPQDISAAIDDFLAKTAKYGTRHYSESEKFSFYRERLKMWQGSLGRKSAPLPEGLPSASEVQVVGPWDIRMFAAGRWTELVDEDNAPYGGAVRLFGKFHQWAVQYRFPESLSGEWDLYAEVRCDELAGYTGTGMSIGIHDGVSKRNILDVKVPAGEIAGGNYTLVHLGTAKINPECFLFMAPAGKPEQPAPDLYMGRVILVKPAAATE comes from the coding sequence ATGGATTATAAACGTATTTTTTCCGGCAAGCGATCGTCGGTATTGTCCCTAGCTTGTCCGGAAACCGCAGTCGGTTTGACACGGTCTCATCGGGAACGACCAGCCAACGGACTTTCCGGGCGCCTTCTGGCTGCCATCACACTGATGGTGTTGACCTCTGCCAGCTGCAGCACAAATACGCATTCCGCAGTCGATAATACCGTCGCCGAGTCTACTCTGATTCAAGAGCAAGAAAACGAGCTCCTTCCCGCTACGGTTCAAGAGGAAGAGTCTGCTCCCGTCCAGCCCGCCGAGAAGGAACCGGAGGCGGTTCAGCTTCAGGAGCCGGCATCCGACGCTCCGCTTGCTTTGGTTCAAGGGCAGAAGACCGACTATGTCATCCTGCTGCCGGACGATCCTGCGCCCGCAGTCGCGACCGCCGGTCGTGAGCTGGCCGGCTATCTGCGGAAAATCACCGGCGTGAATTTCCCCGCCCGCACCGAGTCCGAGTTGACTGCCCAAGTGGGTGAGGGCGCGTCCTGGCCGCCGGTGCTGGCGGTGGGGCCGAGTCGCTTCGTCGACAAACTCCTGAAGGCAAATGAAATTGAATTAGGAGCTCCGGACGACGATTCGATTTATCTCCATACCCAGGGACCGAATCTCATCCTGACCGGATCGTCGGAACGTGCGGTCCTCTACGCTGCCTATACTTTTCTGGAGGATGCCTGCGGGGTTCGCTGGTGGTCCTCCAACGTGGAGCACGTTCCCCATAATACGTCCTTGTTGCTTCCTCAGTTGGATACTTTCTACACGCCGCGGATCAAATATCGTGACATCTACTACGCCGATGCCCGCACCAACCCGTTCTCCGCCCGCTTGAAGCTCAACGGGCACATGCAGCCCATCGGCTCGGAGCAGGGTGGTCATTACCGGATCATCGGACTGTGCCATACTTTCGAGCAATTCCTGCCCGGAAACCTCTATTTCGACGAACATCCCGAATGGTATAGCCTCCGCGGCGGGAAGCGCTTGAAGGAGGACAGCCAGTTGTGCCTGACCAATGAGGAGATGCGGAAAGAATTTACCAGAGTCGCACTGGAACGCATCCGCAAAGACCCGGAGGCGGGATACATCGGAGTCAGTCAGAATGACAACCGGAATGCCTGCCAATGCCCGGCGTGCCGACAGGTGGTCGCGGAGGAAGGGGCGGAATCCGGCGCGATCCTACGCTTCGTCAATGCCGTGGCTGCGGATATCGAGAAAGAATATCCTGACTTCAAAATCGTTACGTTGGCCTATCAGTATACGGAAAAGCCGCCGCGCATCACCAAGCCGCGCGACAATGTGCTTGTCCAGTTGTGCTCCATCGAGGCTTCGTTCGCACAGCCGTTGCTGACAGGTGAACAGAACCGCAGTTTCAGCGGGAACCTGAACAAATGGCTGGCGATCACCCCGCGCTTATTCATCTGGGACTACCTGACTAATTTCAGTAAATCGCTCGTTCCCTTTCCAAACTACCGGGTCATGGGCACGAATATTCACGACTTCAGTAACGCCAGTGTCGTCGGCATGTTCTGCCAGGGGGATTCCCTCTCGGTCACCGGTGATTTCCTTCTGATGCGGGCATGGGTCGTCTCGCACATGCTCTGGAATCCAGATGCCGACCCGGACGCCTTGCGGCGGGAATTCCTCACTGGCTACTATGGGGCGGCCGGCGAGTCTCTCGACGCCTATATGATGTTCCTCTGCGACGAGCTCGAAAAGTCCGGCGCGATCCTGAAGTGTGACCGTGGCGATACCTCGACTTGGCTGACGATGGAAGCGCTGAATGAGGCTACGAAATTCTTCGATCAGGCCCAGGAAGCCGTTGCCGGGGATCCGACCCTGAGCACCCGTTTGGAGATCGCGAGAATCACTTTGGACAATGCCTGGCTGGAATATTTGAAACGCAGCCCCGAGGATCCGATTACCAAGGCGGCCGATTATCGCGGCCCGCAGGACATCAGCGCCGCGATCGACGACTTTCTGGCCAAAACGGCAAAATACGGCACTCGCCACTATTCCGAGAGTGAAAAGTTCAGCTTTTACCGCGAGCGCCTGAAAATGTGGCAAGGCTCGCTGGGGCGGAAGTCGGCACCGTTGCCGGAGGGACTCCCTTCCGCCTCCGAAGTGCAGGTCGTTGGCCCATGGGATATCCGCATGTTTGCTGCCGGCCGTTGGACGGAGCTGGTCGACGAGGACAATGCGCCTTACGGCGGGGCAGTCCGGCTTTTCGGGAAATTCCATCAATGGGCGGTGCAATACCGTTTCCCCGAGTCGTTGTCCGGCGAGTGGGATCTGTATGCCGAGGTGCGCTGCGACGAGTTGGCGGGCTACACCGGCACCGGTATGAGTATCGGAATTCACGATGGTGTCTCGAAGCGGAATATTCTGGATGTCAAGGTGCCGGCTGGAGAGATCGCCGGCGGGAACTACACGCTGGTGCACCTGGGGACTGCGAAGATTAACCCGGAATGCTTCCTCTTCATGGCACCGGCAGGCAAACCTGAGCAGCCGGCTCCCGATCTCTATATGGGCCGGGTGATCTTGGTGAAGCCTGCGGCAGCGACGGAATAG
- a CDS encoding GntR family transcriptional regulator, producing the protein MSVLSIPKYTRAKQKMLSYIGKEGLDVGDKLPPEKELSEMFDVSMITLRRALLELSEEGVIERLQGRGTFVQSRISNGEKLGAIGFLAVDQWSYPSPTQLEVLRKLLYKRGYKMRYFVAKKTPDSAILEELANLRGVFISGWVNDEWLKCLDNYGVPVVVIGEYALTRETNSVHYDWKQAGKVMAEHFAGQGLRKLGLVCSEPSFYPGQQIHKGFMETCQTHALDVRDSDVVWPIVGQEETMIMNFLSANQEKYDALVVQEGNYSHLLACLWECDYMPKLKIGVVGEEERISSRLSRIVGTEFSTSVTEEAVELFFSLLDQKVPRYREIRIKPVIRQHSATIQLSSEAPALS; encoded by the coding sequence ATGAGCGTATTAAGCATTCCGAAATATACCCGCGCGAAGCAAAAGATGCTGAGCTACATCGGTAAAGAAGGCCTTGACGTGGGCGACAAGCTCCCCCCCGAAAAGGAACTATCGGAAATGTTTGATGTGAGCATGATCACCCTCCGACGGGCTCTGCTGGAACTGAGCGAGGAAGGAGTCATTGAACGACTCCAGGGCCGGGGAACCTTTGTCCAATCACGCATCTCCAATGGGGAGAAACTGGGAGCAATCGGCTTTCTTGCGGTGGACCAGTGGAGCTATCCGTCGCCCACGCAACTGGAGGTGCTCCGCAAACTGCTCTACAAGCGCGGCTACAAGATGCGCTATTTTGTGGCGAAAAAGACACCGGACAGCGCGATTTTAGAGGAACTGGCCAATCTGCGCGGCGTATTTATCAGCGGCTGGGTGAATGACGAGTGGCTCAAATGCCTCGATAACTATGGCGTGCCGGTCGTGGTCATCGGCGAGTATGCACTGACCCGCGAGACCAATTCGGTCCATTACGACTGGAAGCAAGCCGGTAAGGTCATGGCTGAGCACTTTGCCGGACAAGGCCTGCGCAAACTCGGACTGGTTTGCTCCGAACCGAGCTTTTATCCGGGGCAGCAGATTCACAAGGGTTTCATGGAAACCTGCCAGACCCATGCTCTTGACGTGCGTGATTCCGACGTCGTCTGGCCGATCGTGGGGCAGGAAGAGACGATGATCATGAACTTCCTCTCGGCCAACCAGGAAAAATACGACGCACTGGTGGTGCAGGAAGGCAATTATTCGCACCTGTTGGCATGCCTGTGGGAGTGCGATTACATGCCCAAGCTGAAGATCGGCGTCGTGGGCGAAGAGGAGCGGATCAGTTCCCGCCTCTCACGCATCGTCGGCACCGAGTTCAGCACATCCGTCACGGAAGAAGCGGTAGAACTCTTCTTCTCACTGCTCGATCAGAAAGTTCCTCGCTATCGGGAAATCCGGATTAAGCCCGTCATCCGACAGCATTCCGCGACAATCCAACTTTCTTCCGAGGCGCCCGCCCTCTCCTGA
- a CDS encoding Gfo/Idh/MocA family protein — protein sequence MADKIGIGIIGCGNISQAYFNGAKLFEVLDVVACADLNMDVAKAKAEENECQAQTVDELLANPDVQLVINLTIPAVHAEVSLAALNAGKHVHCEKPLAVSLEDAKKVLETAAAKGLLVGCAPDTFLGGGSQTCRKLVDDGWLGEVKSGTASFMTRGPESWHPNPGFLYEVGAGPMFDMGPYYITTLINLLGPVKRVSAMNTKAFEQRLATSKEQFGKLLPVEVPTHYSGVLEFHSGAIINMTVSFDVPAHGHSPIEIYGTEGSLKVPDPNTFDGPVSMWTASTKEWQEMPFSHPYRMNSRSIGAADLAYAILSDGKRAHRASGELAYHVLEVMHAFLKSSDAGACVAIESCPQQPEALPLNLVEGRL from the coding sequence ATGGCAGACAAAATCGGAATCGGCATCATCGGCTGCGGCAATATCTCGCAAGCCTACTTTAACGGCGCGAAACTCTTCGAAGTGCTCGATGTGGTTGCCTGCGCGGACCTCAACATGGACGTCGCCAAGGCCAAGGCGGAAGAGAACGAGTGCCAGGCGCAGACCGTGGACGAGCTTCTGGCGAACCCGGACGTTCAGCTCGTGATCAACCTGACCATTCCCGCCGTGCACGCAGAGGTTAGCCTCGCAGCACTCAACGCGGGGAAGCACGTGCATTGCGAAAAGCCGCTCGCCGTCAGCCTCGAAGACGCCAAGAAAGTGCTCGAAACCGCCGCAGCCAAGGGCCTGCTCGTCGGCTGTGCGCCGGATACCTTCCTCGGTGGCGGTAGCCAGACCTGCCGCAAACTCGTGGACGACGGCTGGCTCGGAGAGGTCAAGAGCGGCACGGCCTCCTTCATGACCCGCGGCCCGGAAAGCTGGCACCCGAACCCCGGCTTCCTCTACGAAGTCGGCGCCGGCCCGATGTTCGACATGGGCCCCTATTACATCACCACACTGATCAACCTGCTCGGTCCGGTGAAGCGGGTCAGCGCGATGAACACGAAGGCTTTCGAACAGCGCCTGGCGACCAGCAAGGAACAGTTCGGCAAACTGCTCCCGGTCGAAGTGCCCACCCACTACAGCGGCGTGCTCGAATTCCACAGCGGAGCGATCATCAACATGACAGTCTCCTTCGACGTCCCGGCACATGGCCACAGCCCGATCGAAATCTACGGAACCGAAGGCTCGCTCAAGGTTCCGGATCCGAATACTTTCGACGGCCCGGTCTCGATGTGGACCGCATCGACCAAGGAGTGGCAGGAGATGCCTTTCAGCCATCCCTACCGCATGAATTCCCGCAGCATCGGCGCGGCCGACCTCGCCTACGCAATCCTTAGCGACGGCAAGCGCGCCCATCGTGCCAGCGGCGAGCTCGCCTACCACGTATTGGAAGTCATGCACGCCTTCCTGAAATCGTCGGACGCCGGTGCCTGCGTGGCCATCGAATCCTGCCCGCAACAGCCCGAAGCCCTTCCATTGAATCTGGTCGAAGGCCGGCTGTAG
- a CDS encoding type II secretion system protein codes for MGFRPKDAVRQAAGFTLLELLGVIGIIAVLVALLFPVFRRVKDSANSATCVSNLRQFGAANGMYAADHDGWMTPCVKAGQSFVTNFGAQRIMWFESLLPYVGGPDQIPSGFGDDFAMPGSYFCPSSQIFGSGQEIFDNNGTPGFRITSYAYNARIGGYTIWHGGAIGDAYADRKVFNCPNPAKIVMMADSIRVYFDQNQNNWENAFPQRHAGGDNVLYVDGHVDRIDASTISKEEWEENFLVLGWR; via the coding sequence ATGGGTTTCCGACCGAAAGACGCCGTGCGTCAGGCAGCTGGCTTCACTTTGCTTGAACTGCTCGGCGTCATCGGCATCATCGCAGTCCTGGTCGCGCTGTTGTTCCCCGTCTTCCGGCGGGTCAAAGACAGCGCGAACAGTGCGACTTGCGTGTCGAACCTACGCCAGTTTGGTGCGGCCAACGGCATGTATGCCGCCGATCATGACGGTTGGATGACGCCCTGTGTGAAGGCGGGACAATCATTTGTCACGAACTTTGGTGCCCAACGCATCATGTGGTTCGAGTCCCTCTTGCCCTATGTGGGAGGACCGGATCAAATTCCATCGGGTTTTGGCGATGACTTCGCCATGCCGGGGAGCTATTTCTGCCCCTCCTCGCAGATATTCGGTAGCGGGCAGGAAATTTTCGACAATAATGGCACGCCGGGCTTCCGCATCACCAGTTACGCTTACAACGCCCGAATCGGTGGATATACCATCTGGCATGGAGGGGCGATTGGCGATGCCTATGCGGATCGGAAAGTCTTCAATTGTCCCAATCCTGCCAAGATTGTGATGATGGCCGATTCAATCCGGGTTTACTTTGACCAAAATCAAAACAATTGGGAAAATGCCTTCCCCCAGCGCCATGCGGGGGGAGACAACGTCCTGTATGTGGATGGTCATGTCGACCGTATCGATGCATCCACTATTTCAAAGGAAGAATGGGAGGAGAACTTCCTGGTCCTGGGTTGGAGATAG
- a CDS encoding PEP-CTERM sorting domain-containing protein (PEP-CTERM proteins occur, often in large numbers, in the proteomes of bacteria that also encode an exosortase, a predicted intramembrane cysteine proteinase. The presence of a PEP-CTERM domain at a protein's C-terminus predicts cleavage within the sorting domain, followed by covalent anchoring to some some component of the (usually Gram-negative) cell surface. Many PEP-CTERM proteins exhibit an unusual sequence composition that includes large numbers of potential glycosylation sites. Expression of one such protein has been shown restore the ability of a bacterium to form floc, a type of biofilm.) codes for MKNTETDTTWAKEMIAEGMLTRGVKCMALAACLAGAASVANAALTTGTSEDFTASEFNGGVYSVDDTFTVTHGLVFTDDVDYALWDQSNAITEASNRIRSGNTADPSFATWKITVPEDMAITGFKWGLSDLYIVKQVNLDLDVRYSTDGTNWTVVENFNYSNVATAGFQGAQSFQDLSIVGSSSVLYVGFSLNEGDIASNAGDGLFIANGTNSYFEVQTVAIAIPEPATFAILSGVLALGAVFLRRKK; via the coding sequence ATGAAAAACACAGAAACAGATACAACTTGGGCAAAGGAAATGATCGCGGAAGGTATGCTCACACGAGGTGTGAAGTGCATGGCCTTGGCTGCGTGTTTGGCGGGGGCAGCTTCCGTCGCGAACGCCGCATTGACGACGGGAACGAGCGAAGATTTTACGGCCAGTGAATTTAACGGTGGTGTCTACTCTGTGGACGATACGTTTACGGTAACACATGGTCTAGTCTTTACGGATGATGTGGACTACGCCCTCTGGGATCAGAGTAATGCCATTACAGAAGCGAGTAACCGTATTCGGTCCGGTAATACGGCTGATCCTTCTTTTGCTACTTGGAAAATTACAGTTCCTGAGGATATGGCCATCACTGGTTTTAAATGGGGGCTATCCGACCTGTATATTGTAAAACAAGTGAATCTTGACTTGGATGTCCGTTATAGCACGGATGGCACGAATTGGACAGTTGTGGAAAATTTTAATTATTCTAATGTTGCAACAGCCGGGTTTCAAGGAGCTCAGTCCTTTCAGGACCTATCCATCGTAGGCTCAAGTAGTGTGCTTTACGTTGGGTTTTCCCTTAATGAGGGCGATATTGCGTCAAATGCAGGTGATGGACTGTTCATTGCCAATGGGACAAATTCCTATTTTGAGGTGCAAACAGTAGCCATTGCCATTCCTGAGCCGGCGACTTTCGCGATTCTGAGCGGCGTTCTTGCTCTGGGCGCAGTATTCCTTAGAAGGAAGAAATAA
- the vapC gene encoding type II toxin-antitoxin system tRNA(fMet)-specific endonuclease VapC: MKYLLDTNTCIFIINHKPECVRQKMQSIPIGDIGVSSVTVSELEYGVAKSAVVKKNQSALEKFLMPLEIIAYDESAARYYGVIRTQLEKKGTPIGSMDLMIAAHALSLGMAVVTNNLREFKRVQGLKVEDWTKA; this comes from the coding sequence ATGAAGTATCTGCTCGATACCAACACCTGCATTTTCATCATCAATCACAAGCCGGAGTGTGTTCGGCAGAAAATGCAGTCTATACCCATTGGCGACATCGGTGTGTCATCCGTGACAGTTTCTGAATTGGAATACGGAGTCGCTAAGAGCGCTGTGGTGAAGAAAAACCAGTCTGCACTGGAAAAGTTCCTCATGCCGCTGGAGATCATCGCCTATGATGAATCTGCCGCTCGATACTACGGAGTCATTCGCACACAACTGGAAAAGAAAGGAACGCCCATCGGATCCATGGATTTGATGATCGCCGCCCACGCGCTTTCTTTGGGTATGGCGGTGGTCACCAACAACCTTCGCGAGTTCAAGCGAGTTCAGGGACTGAAGGTTGAGGATTGGACGAAGGCATAG
- a CDS encoding SGNH/GDSL hydrolase family protein, whose product MKKISITESYLQGHVSCESTESGLRPWRLPVEELPLYATHGDLLDKAGRASGVRVRFRTTSPELALGVKILSEDEPAPAFDLVSEGELLTTVAADPKANEVRFTGLESSRTYEIWLPVFTQLCLQSFTVTEGSSVEPVSDDRLRWLSYGSSITHCRAATSPALTWPAIAARKHDLHLTNLGYGANCHLEPMQGRLIRDLPVDIITLKLGINVYGMASLNKRTFAAAAIGLVKLIREKHPMTPIGLITPIFCPYGEVNPNAVEMTLENYREQLRIAYRALKEQGDDKLFLFEGRELFWEEDAVLLPDDLHPNGEGYQRMGERAAEKILPVLLQAR is encoded by the coding sequence ATGAAAAAAATCTCCATTACCGAGTCCTACTTGCAAGGCCATGTCAGCTGCGAGTCGACTGAATCCGGCTTACGGCCTTGGCGTTTGCCTGTTGAGGAGTTGCCGCTGTATGCCACGCATGGCGACCTTTTGGACAAAGCAGGCCGTGCCTCCGGAGTCCGCGTGCGCTTCCGAACCACCAGCCCGGAGCTTGCTTTAGGGGTGAAAATACTCTCAGAGGATGAGCCCGCACCCGCCTTTGACCTCGTCTCCGAAGGCGAGTTGCTCACAACGGTTGCGGCGGACCCGAAAGCCAATGAAGTGCGCTTCACCGGACTGGAGTCCTCCCGGACCTACGAAATCTGGCTGCCTGTCTTTACGCAACTCTGCCTCCAGTCCTTTACTGTGACCGAGGGAAGCAGCGTGGAGCCAGTCTCCGATGACCGGCTTCGCTGGCTCAGCTATGGCAGTTCGATCACACACTGCCGGGCGGCAACGAGTCCCGCACTCACCTGGCCGGCCATTGCGGCCCGTAAGCATGACTTGCACCTGACGAATCTGGGCTATGGTGCCAACTGCCACCTTGAGCCGATGCAAGGACGCCTGATCCGTGACCTGCCGGTGGACATCATCACCCTCAAGCTGGGCATTAACGTTTACGGAATGGCGTCCCTAAACAAGCGGACCTTCGCGGCAGCCGCCATTGGACTGGTCAAATTGATCAGGGAAAAGCATCCCATGACGCCCATCGGGCTGATTACGCCGATTTTCTGCCCCTATGGAGAAGTCAACCCCAATGCGGTTGAGATGACTCTCGAGAACTACCGGGAACAGTTGCGGATTGCCTATCGTGCCCTGAAGGAACAGGGCGACGACAAACTCTTTTTATTCGAAGGACGTGAATTGTTCTGGGAAGAAGACGCGGTCCTACTGCCGGATGATCTCCATCCGAATGGTGAAGGCTACCAGCGCATGGGCGAACGGGCAGCCGAGAAGATCCTTCCAGTGCTTTTACAAGCGCGCTAA
- a CDS encoding sulfatase family protein: MKKKRPNIIFVFGDQWRQQALGYTGDPNVLTPHLDAFASESVNFSHAVAGCPVCTPARACFLTGQRPLTHGLFVNDVPLHPKGTSIAEAFASGGYDTAYIGKWHVNAGGRTRYIPKERRLGFDYWKVLECTHDYNHSAYYANDSEEMLYWEGYDAEAQTADAEAYIRDHAESEAPFFMMLSWGPPHAPYETAPERYKALYTPDSIKLRPNVPEQAAPEAREWLAGYYAHCSALDDCMASLLRTLDACGIAEDTIVLFTSDHGDMLGSHGRTKKQQPWDESIRVPFLLRYPNLEGWQPRETDALINTQDVMPTLLGLCGLPVPECVEGVDFSGHIRGGDNPDGDAVLLTCPHPFGQWSSTHHDGREYRGLRTRRYTYVRDLSGPWLLYDNETDPFQLQNQIANPDFAAIRAELEAALQRKLEAENDQFLPGMEYIEQWGYILDKENLTVPYED, translated from the coding sequence ATGAAGAAAAAAAGACCGAATATTATTTTTGTGTTTGGCGACCAATGGCGGCAGCAAGCCTTGGGCTACACAGGAGACCCGAACGTCCTGACTCCACACTTGGACGCCTTTGCCTCCGAAAGCGTCAACTTCAGCCATGCGGTGGCGGGCTGCCCGGTCTGCACCCCCGCGAGGGCCTGTTTCTTAACGGGTCAGCGCCCCCTCACCCACGGCTTATTTGTGAACGACGTCCCACTCCACCCCAAAGGCACCAGTATTGCCGAAGCTTTTGCCAGCGGCGGCTACGACACCGCCTATATCGGCAAATGGCACGTCAATGCCGGAGGGCGCACACGCTACATCCCCAAGGAACGCCGTTTAGGCTTCGACTACTGGAAGGTGCTGGAGTGCACGCACGACTACAACCATTCGGCCTACTACGCCAATGACTCGGAAGAGATGCTCTACTGGGAGGGTTACGACGCCGAAGCCCAGACCGCGGACGCAGAAGCCTATATCCGCGACCATGCGGAGAGCGAAGCGCCCTTCTTTATGATGCTCTCCTGGGGCCCTCCGCACGCTCCCTATGAAACGGCGCCCGAGCGCTACAAGGCGCTCTACACGCCCGATAGCATCAAACTGCGCCCCAACGTCCCGGAACAAGCCGCTCCTGAAGCTCGTGAATGGCTGGCAGGTTATTATGCCCACTGCTCGGCCCTGGATGACTGCATGGCCAGTCTCCTTCGAACCCTGGATGCCTGTGGAATCGCCGAAGACACGATCGTGCTCTTTACCTCCGACCACGGCGACATGCTGGGCTCCCATGGCCGCACGAAGAAGCAACAACCCTGGGACGAATCCATCCGCGTGCCCTTCCTGCTGCGCTATCCGAATCTAGAGGGATGGCAGCCGCGCGAAACCGATGCGCTGATCAATACCCAGGATGTCATGCCCACCCTGCTCGGTCTGTGTGGCCTGCCGGTTCCCGAGTGCGTTGAAGGCGTCGACTTCTCCGGACACATCAGGGGAGGTGACAATCCCGACGGCGACGCGGTCCTGCTCACCTGTCCCCACCCCTTCGGCCAATGGTCCTCCACCCACCACGACGGGAGGGAATATCGCGGTCTCCGCACCCGCCGCTACACCTATGTGCGTGATCTCTCGGGCCCCTGGCTTCTTTACGACAACGAAACCGACCCCTTCCAACTACAGAACCAGATCGCCAACCCTGATTTTGCGGCCATTCGAGCGGAGCTGGAGGCCGCCTTGCAGAGGAAACTTGAGGCCGAGAACGACCAATTCCTGCCGGGAATGGAATACATTGAGCAATGGGGATATATACTGGACAAGGAGAACTTAACCGTGCCCTACGAGGACTGA